A window from Vulcanimicrobium alpinum encodes these proteins:
- the mptA gene encoding GTP cyclohydrolase MptA → MPTVYVGLGSNLGDRQSTILGALQRLRREATVEAVSSYYETAPAGGVAGPAFLNVAAKLATTLEPLAFEAVVRGIETAIGRQTRTPLDARPIDIDILLIDGLVADFGRFEVPHPYLAGRAFNLIPLAEIAPDVVEPRSGETISALAQKVDKRWVQRKARAVHFIANRQEEAPDVRLSLNRVGVSSVKHLIRLNVGGEERLFHGDFTMVADLAPDKAGVHMSRFSELLEAATLDVLNRREKPSRVEHLTEQIAREIVRSQGALRADVRLRADFGLERWTPVSGKRTEETYTLVSIAHADAHGTRRIVGVEAEGMTACPCAQLMVREHSLRELMDAGFSEADATRALDALPVATHNQRGRGGVYIGADAAFAEEIRAEDLVEIVESSMSSETYDLLKRPDEFFIVNKAHHNPKFVEDVVRGILARALDMYADFPDTTYIGASQVNYESIHKHDAFAEAFGLFGEFRRELRDGTHIDVKTDLATWLGTRPSPVVAL, encoded by the coding sequence ATGCCCACGGTTTACGTCGGTCTGGGATCGAATCTCGGCGATCGGCAAAGCACGATCCTCGGCGCGCTGCAGCGCCTTCGTCGCGAGGCGACGGTCGAGGCGGTCTCCTCGTACTACGAGACGGCGCCCGCCGGCGGCGTCGCCGGCCCGGCGTTCCTCAACGTCGCCGCCAAGCTTGCGACGACGCTTGAACCGCTGGCGTTCGAAGCCGTGGTCCGCGGGATCGAAACCGCGATCGGGCGCCAGACGCGCACGCCGCTCGATGCGCGCCCGATCGACATCGACATCCTGCTCATCGACGGGCTCGTCGCCGACTTCGGGCGCTTCGAGGTGCCGCACCCGTATCTCGCCGGGCGCGCGTTCAACCTGATCCCGCTCGCCGAGATCGCGCCCGACGTCGTCGAGCCGCGCAGCGGCGAGACGATCTCGGCGCTCGCGCAAAAGGTCGATAAGCGCTGGGTCCAGCGCAAGGCGCGCGCGGTCCACTTCATCGCCAATCGTCAGGAAGAGGCACCCGACGTGCGCCTCTCGCTCAACCGCGTCGGCGTCTCGTCGGTGAAGCATCTGATCCGGCTCAACGTCGGCGGCGAAGAGCGGCTCTTCCACGGCGACTTCACGATGGTCGCCGACCTCGCGCCCGACAAGGCCGGCGTGCATATGTCGCGCTTCTCCGAATTGCTGGAAGCGGCCACGCTCGACGTGCTTAACCGGCGCGAGAAGCCCTCGCGCGTCGAGCACCTCACCGAGCAGATCGCGCGCGAGATCGTGCGCTCGCAGGGCGCGTTACGCGCCGACGTGCGGCTGCGCGCCGACTTCGGACTCGAGCGCTGGACGCCGGTGAGCGGGAAGCGCACCGAGGAGACGTACACGCTGGTGAGCATCGCGCATGCCGACGCCCACGGTACGCGCCGCATCGTCGGGGTCGAAGCCGAAGGGATGACGGCCTGCCCGTGCGCCCAGTTGATGGTGCGCGAGCACAGCCTGCGCGAGCTGATGGATGCCGGATTCAGCGAAGCCGACGCGACGCGCGCGCTCGACGCGCTGCCAGTCGCGACGCACAACCAGCGCGGACGCGGCGGCGTGTACATCGGCGCCGACGCGGCGTTCGCCGAAGAGATCCGCGCCGAGGATCTCGTCGAGATCGTCGAGTCGTCGATGTCGAGCGAGACGTACGACCTGCTCAAGCGTCCCGACGAGTTCTTCATCGTCAACAAAGCGCATCACAACCCGAAGTTCGTCGAAGACGTCGTGCGCGGGATCCTCGCGCGCGCGCTCGACATGTACGCGGACTTCCCCGACACGACGTACATCGGCGCGAGCCAAGTGAACTACGAGTCGATCCACAAGCACGACGCGTTCGCCGAAGCGTTCGGTCTGTTCGGCGAGTTCCGCCGCGAGCTGCGCGACGGGACGCACATCGACGTCAAGACCGATCTCGCGACCTGGCTCGGCACCCGTCCGTCCCCCGTTGTCGCGCTCTAA
- the folP gene encoding dihydropteroate synthase, with amino-acid sequence MIARSLVTRAADSLAERYGGALPPGDARALAAAADAAVIAVDGPLAGDVRAALRGAGAVVCDAGREMLVGASVAQLDAARAAVPHAGATIDVLRAALRRSAQKPSPLRLRARTLDVADEARVMGIVNVTPDSFYERVSGVDAAVAKTRAMSAAGASLVDVGGQSYAHWNPRIAAAEERDRVVPAVQAIVDAGIDVAISIDTFKASVADAALAAGAHLINDCSGLSDPDLAGVVATHGAGLVVMHLKGELNKRDPQAYVYEDALAEIVAFLHERTERAIAAGVARDAIAIDPGLEFGKEPQTDLEILERFGELRALGFPILFASSRKSFIGRVFDRPAKELLVPSLATAAIGISAGARILRVHDVEETVQLARMMAATAPERRRALAIAPAMPGTPEAAGNLERSPAV; translated from the coding sequence GTGATCGCCCGCTCGCTCGTGACCCGTGCCGCCGACTCGCTCGCCGAACGCTACGGCGGCGCGCTGCCGCCCGGCGATGCCCGCGCGCTCGCGGCCGCCGCCGATGCCGCGGTGATCGCCGTCGACGGACCGCTCGCCGGCGACGTGCGCGCGGCGCTGCGCGGCGCCGGCGCCGTGGTGTGCGACGCCGGCCGTGAAATGTTGGTCGGCGCGAGCGTCGCGCAGTTGGATGCTGCGCGCGCCGCCGTGCCGCACGCCGGTGCGACGATCGACGTGCTGCGCGCTGCGCTGCGGCGCAGCGCGCAGAAGCCGTCGCCGCTGCGCCTCCGCGCGCGCACGCTCGATGTCGCCGACGAAGCGCGCGTGATGGGGATCGTCAACGTCACGCCGGATTCGTTCTACGAGCGCGTGAGCGGCGTCGACGCCGCCGTCGCGAAAACGCGCGCGATGTCGGCCGCGGGGGCGTCGCTCGTCGACGTCGGCGGACAGTCCTACGCGCATTGGAACCCGCGTATCGCCGCCGCCGAAGAGCGCGACCGCGTCGTCCCCGCGGTCCAGGCGATCGTCGACGCCGGGATCGACGTCGCGATCTCGATCGACACGTTCAAGGCGAGCGTCGCCGACGCCGCGCTCGCCGCCGGCGCGCACCTGATCAACGACTGCAGCGGCCTCTCCGATCCCGACCTCGCGGGCGTCGTCGCGACGCACGGCGCCGGCCTGGTGGTCATGCACCTCAAAGGCGAGCTCAACAAACGCGATCCGCAGGCGTACGTCTACGAAGACGCGCTCGCCGAGATCGTCGCGTTTCTGCACGAACGCACCGAACGCGCGATTGCCGCCGGCGTCGCGCGCGACGCGATCGCGATCGACCCGGGGCTCGAGTTCGGGAAGGAGCCGCAGACCGATCTCGAGATCCTCGAGCGGTTCGGCGAACTAAGGGCGCTCGGCTTTCCGATACTGTTCGCCAGTTCGCGCAAGAGCTTCATCGGGCGCGTCTTCGATCGGCCGGCGAAGGAACTGCTCGTTCCCTCGCTCGCGACGGCGGCGATTGGGATCAGCGCCGGCGCGCGCATCCTGCGGGTGCACGACGTCGAAGAGACGGTGCAATTGGCCCGGATGATGGCCGCGACCGCGCCCGAACGCCGGCGCGCCCTGGCAATTGCGCCCGCGATGCCCGGCACGCCGGAGGCGGCGGGCAACTTGGAACGCTCGCCGGCGGTCTAA
- a CDS encoding zinc-dependent metalloprotease, with protein MAALSVTASFAAAQGAGNAVPAAAAASAAPSAVPKAAASGTPVPVPVSPLGTPSPEPQGSPGPGGVRVNGGASPSASALPLGLTLGNPQSYAAFAKGIAPQAGVIDLLRKDEELYFDLKPENFDRTYIILPSIERGVGSGAFAGRVYDPLQVTFKRVGKRVLWITPNTRYVAEKGSAAANSLAISVADSVILSTPIVAEDPEKKHTVVSPSIFLTDFEGVGSDLGRGVTPPSLPGLLVLSVRPSFSVDASKSYYGATKALPRNDEVSVNLAFNGPANALPTVPDGRGIPVVMHYSIVAPPERDPRFVPRLADDRIGYFITARRRYGNDAAVTPFERFIDRWNLDDGPITFYLTNEIPTEYRATVRRGILAWNEAFAKVGRPHAIVVKDPPNDPNWDPDDARYTTVRWITSVQPDFSAYSPHVSDPDTGQIIRAEVVIDGESLRGVKRGYVDRIAPAQQAAARNAYAAKALGLTVSAPTDGDGDDDARVCAYQEGSVAQAALGTLMLAQNPRATAADRERYAQEWLYATVMHEVGHTLGLRHNFRGSTAYGTAQLHDPAFTRVHGTTASVMDYTPANIAAPGMRQADYFPTRVGVYDEWAIEYGYRSFPNVRSSADERVALGRIAARSTQPGLAYGTDEDASVLSIDPRIQRFDLGSDPLASIDEQLRVDDAVTQGLTRHYRGDTRTYQDLRTGLITVLEDQLDAGLLASKYVGGIYTSRSHRDQPGAPLPFASIPRAEQRRAFGLIDRSILSSRAFRYPPELLNAAAPTRYGVHWGANRIVRPDFPIREVIGEVQDDVIAEMFSPLTLARVADQELKVRRPGETMTLADLYAWTNAAVFDDVGSRSITPAHRELQRRFADLEMEIAALPSLFADQLGLPRETQALARYQLTRLDERLVRGAAGASDEGTRAHLLDLHARVHGVLSAQNIRNI; from the coding sequence GTGGCTGCGTTGAGTGTGACGGCGTCGTTTGCCGCTGCGCAGGGTGCGGGGAACGCGGTTCCTGCGGCAGCGGCGGCTTCGGCTGCGCCTTCGGCGGTGCCGAAGGCGGCGGCGAGCGGGACGCCGGTGCCCGTGCCGGTCTCGCCGCTGGGGACGCCCTCGCCGGAGCCGCAGGGGTCGCCGGGTCCCGGCGGCGTGCGGGTGAACGGTGGGGCGTCGCCGTCGGCGAGTGCGCTGCCGCTCGGGCTGACGCTGGGGAATCCGCAGTCATATGCGGCGTTTGCGAAGGGGATTGCTCCGCAGGCGGGCGTGATCGATCTGCTGCGCAAGGACGAAGAGCTGTACTTCGATCTGAAGCCGGAGAATTTCGATCGCACGTACATCATCTTGCCGTCGATCGAGCGCGGGGTCGGGAGCGGGGCGTTTGCGGGGCGGGTCTACGATCCGCTGCAAGTCACGTTCAAGCGCGTCGGCAAGCGGGTGTTGTGGATTACGCCGAACACCCGGTACGTTGCCGAGAAGGGGTCGGCGGCGGCGAACTCGCTCGCGATCAGCGTTGCGGATTCGGTGATTCTCTCGACGCCGATCGTCGCCGAGGATCCGGAGAAGAAGCATACCGTCGTCTCGCCGTCGATCTTCCTGACCGACTTCGAGGGGGTGGGGAGCGATTTGGGGCGCGGCGTGACGCCGCCGTCGCTGCCGGGGCTGCTCGTGCTCAGCGTGCGGCCGTCGTTCTCGGTCGATGCGAGCAAGTCGTACTACGGCGCGACCAAAGCGTTACCGCGCAACGACGAAGTGAGCGTCAACCTGGCGTTCAACGGGCCGGCGAACGCGCTGCCGACCGTCCCCGACGGGCGCGGGATCCCGGTGGTGATGCACTACAGCATCGTTGCGCCGCCGGAACGCGACCCGCGTTTCGTGCCGCGTCTCGCCGACGACCGGATCGGCTATTTCATCACCGCGCGCCGCCGCTACGGCAACGACGCCGCGGTGACGCCGTTCGAGCGGTTCATCGATCGCTGGAATCTGGACGACGGTCCGATCACATTCTATTTGACCAACGAGATCCCGACGGAGTATCGCGCGACCGTCCGGCGCGGGATCCTGGCCTGGAACGAAGCGTTCGCGAAGGTCGGCCGGCCGCACGCGATCGTCGTGAAAGACCCGCCGAACGATCCGAACTGGGACCCCGACGACGCGCGCTACACGACGGTTCGCTGGATCACGTCGGTCCAGCCCGACTTCAGCGCCTACAGTCCGCACGTGAGCGATCCCGACACGGGACAGATCATCCGCGCCGAGGTCGTCATCGACGGTGAGTCGCTGCGCGGCGTGAAGCGCGGCTATGTCGACCGCATCGCGCCGGCTCAGCAGGCGGCCGCGCGCAACGCCTACGCAGCGAAGGCGCTGGGTTTGACAGTGAGCGCACCGACCGACGGTGACGGCGACGACGACGCCCGGGTGTGCGCGTATCAGGAAGGTTCGGTCGCCCAGGCGGCGCTCGGGACGCTGATGCTGGCGCAGAATCCGCGTGCGACCGCCGCCGACCGCGAACGCTACGCGCAGGAGTGGCTCTACGCCACGGTGATGCACGAAGTCGGCCACACGCTCGGACTGCGGCACAACTTCCGCGGCTCGACGGCGTACGGCACCGCCCAACTGCACGATCCGGCGTTCACGCGCGTGCACGGCACTACCGCCTCGGTCATGGACTACACGCCCGCCAACATCGCGGCGCCGGGGATGCGGCAAGCCGACTACTTCCCGACGCGCGTCGGCGTCTACGACGAGTGGGCGATCGAATACGGCTATCGCAGCTTCCCCAACGTGCGGAGTTCCGCCGACGAGCGCGTCGCGCTCGGCAGAATCGCCGCGCGCTCCACCCAGCCCGGGCTCGCGTACGGGACGGACGAAGACGCCAGCGTGCTCTCGATCGATCCGCGCATTCAGCGCTTCGATCTGGGGAGCGATCCGCTGGCCTCGATCGACGAGCAATTGCGCGTCGACGACGCGGTGACGCAGGGGCTCACGCGGCACTACCGCGGCGATACGCGCACCTATCAGGATCTGCGGACCGGTTTGATCACCGTACTGGAAGATCAGCTCGATGCGGGGCTGCTCGCGTCGAAGTACGTCGGCGGAATCTACACCTCGCGCTCGCATCGCGATCAGCCGGGCGCGCCGCTGCCGTTCGCTTCGATTCCGCGCGCCGAACAGCGGCGCGCCTTCGGCCTGATCGACCGCTCGATTCTCTCGTCGCGCGCGTTCCGCTACCCGCCGGAACTCCTGAACGCGGCGGCTCCGACGCGCTACGGCGTGCACTGGGGCGCCAACCGCATCGTCCGTCCCGACTTCCCGATCCGCGAGGTGATCGGCGAAGTGCAGGACGACGTGATCGCGGAGATGTTCTCGCCGCTCACGCTCGCGCGCGTCGCGGACCAGGAGCTGAAGGTGCGGCGCCCCGGCGAGACGATGACGCTCGCCGATCTCTACGCCTGGACGAACGCGGCGGTCTTCGACGACGTCGGCAGCCGGTCGATCACGCCGGCGCATCGCGAACTCCAGCGCCGCTTCGCTGATCTGGAGATGGAGATCGCGGCGCTCCCGTCGCTCTTCGCCGATCAGCTGGGCCTGCCGCGCGAGACGCAGGCGCTGGCGCGCTACCAGCTCACCAGACTCGACGAACGGCTCGTCCGCGGCGCCGCGGGAGCGAGCGACGAAGGGACCCGCGCGCACCTGCTCGACCTGCACGCTCGCGTCCACGGCGTGCTCAGCGCGCAGAACATCCGCAACATCTAG
- a CDS encoding ABC transporter substrate-binding protein produces MLRRVVTLIALLAAAGCGGSAPSSAAAPGHGSAPVRIALVVEPHTLVSFLGQSVDDNEMLRLIYDPLISSDARGNPIPALAAAVPTRANGGISRDGLTITYRLRSGVRWHDGSPFTSADVAASFRAVMNAANPVETRHGYDVVSRVETPDPLTVRFRLKRPFAPFVGTVFAESDAPYYLSPAHLLTGGDASRTPLAQHPVGTGPFRFVSWQRGDRVDLEANAQYWGGAPHIARLRVRFIADENTQLVGLRTGELDGLINLSANAAALARTIPHVTLATTPINGYWGIMMNNGRGPAADVRVRRAVALVADAQAFRRNVVYGFYQRAIADLPAVLWAADPHLAPIPHDPAAARALLARAGYGPAHPLRLDLAIFGASQSYRRESVLLQSELASIGVRADVHSYNSDIYDAPASQGGILPRGKYDIALYGWFAGMDPDDSGQFLCADRPPAGYNHSFYCSAAMDAAQREALASYEPAARKRAYARIEALLVRDVPLHFLGSPVKISALRDGFGGFTPSFITQTANAGNWTFSPR; encoded by the coding sequence GTGCTGCGCCGCGTCGTCACGCTGATCGCGCTGCTCGCGGCAGCGGGCTGCGGGGGTTCCGCACCGTCGTCGGCGGCGGCGCCGGGCCACGGCTCGGCGCCGGTGCGCATCGCGCTCGTCGTCGAGCCGCACACGCTGGTCTCGTTCCTCGGCCAGTCGGTCGACGACAACGAGATGCTGCGGCTCATCTACGATCCGCTGATCTCGTCGGATGCCCGGGGCAATCCGATCCCCGCCCTTGCGGCAGCCGTTCCGACGCGCGCGAACGGTGGGATCAGCCGCGACGGCCTCACGATCACCTACCGTCTGCGCTCGGGCGTCCGCTGGCACGACGGTTCGCCGTTCACCAGCGCCGACGTCGCGGCGTCGTTTCGCGCGGTGATGAACGCGGCGAATCCGGTCGAGACGCGCCACGGCTACGATGTCGTCTCGCGCGTCGAAACGCCGGATCCGCTCACGGTGCGCTTCCGTCTCAAGCGACCGTTCGCGCCGTTCGTCGGAACCGTTTTCGCCGAGAGCGATGCTCCGTATTATCTCTCGCCGGCGCATCTGCTGACCGGCGGCGACGCGTCGCGCACGCCGCTGGCCCAGCATCCCGTCGGCACGGGACCGTTCCGGTTCGTGTCGTGGCAGCGCGGCGATCGCGTCGATCTGGAAGCGAACGCGCAGTACTGGGGCGGCGCGCCGCACATCGCGCGCCTGCGCGTGCGGTTCATCGCCGACGAGAACACGCAGCTCGTGGGACTGCGCACGGGCGAACTGGACGGCCTCATCAACCTCTCCGCGAACGCGGCGGCGCTCGCGCGCACGATCCCGCACGTCACGCTCGCGACGACGCCGATCAACGGGTACTGGGGGATCATGATGAACAACGGCCGCGGGCCGGCCGCCGACGTGCGCGTCCGCCGCGCCGTCGCGCTCGTCGCCGACGCGCAGGCGTTTCGCCGCAACGTCGTCTACGGCTTCTACCAGCGCGCGATCGCCGATCTGCCGGCGGTGCTGTGGGCGGCCGATCCGCACCTCGCGCCGATCCCGCACGATCCCGCCGCGGCGCGTGCGCTGCTCGCGAGAGCCGGGTACGGGCCGGCGCATCCGCTCCGTCTCGACCTCGCGATCTTCGGCGCCTCGCAGAGCTACCGCCGTGAGTCGGTGCTCCTGCAGAGCGAACTCGCCTCGATCGGCGTGCGGGCAGACGTGCACTCCTACAACAGCGATATCTACGATGCGCCGGCGTCGCAAGGCGGGATCCTGCCGCGCGGCAAGTACGACATCGCGCTGTACGGCTGGTTCGCGGGAATGGATCCCGACGATAGCGGCCAATTTCTCTGCGCCGACCGGCCGCCGGCGGGCTACAACCATTCGTTCTACTGCAGCGCAGCGATGGACGCGGCGCAGCGGGAGGCGCTCGCGTCGTACGAACCGGCGGCGCGCAAACGCGCGTACGCGCGGATCGAAGCGCTGCTGGTGCGCGATGTGCCACTGCACTTTCTCGGATCGCCGGTGAAGATCTCGGCGCTGCGCGACGGGTTCGGGGGGTTCACGCCCTCGTTCATCACGCAAACGGCAAACGCCGGGAATTGGACGTTCTCGCCGCGCTGA
- a CDS encoding S9 family peptidase, whose translation MFGARATLALALACTLLPTVPRTAAAAALPPPLDYRAYDGWNAIRTPVLSDDGTHLAYALTPEDGDPTLVVRDLRSGAERREPRGNAPAFTADGRFVVFTHVAAKKDVDAAKKAKKPEAQQPKNGIGILDLQSAAGATIVDDVKIVAVPKDAGTTIAYRAEPSPSPSPSAAPAASASPAASPRPGASPAPSPSASASPAPKADKTKDPSAPVTIRDLATAKSVTAPNATDIAVSDDGRFIAYATETKDGRGDGLHVYDVARAATTDVLTGAGRYRKPAFARDGSSLAFLSDAASFAGDVPHDALYVVDLRATPLAARKAVDLGTPGLADGTAPSADRAPEFSRDGARVFLGTAAAPTPRPSGTPEPMKVDLWTWHDDVLQSQQKHDAEQERKRTYLAVYDVAAQRFAQLGSPALRDVEVNRNPAVALGKDYRAYRRSRSWTADDRADLYAVALADGGRRLLARGAQEGSLSPGGRYALLWEERSRHWAAIRTADGKRTMLATRAPIAFWNVDDDHPAPPPPYGTGGWIAGDRGVLLYDQYDIWLANPETGAATNLTRGAGRAARTVYSAVQPDREADAYALDTPLLLAQIDTRTYASGYARLPAGGGVPQSLFRADEIVQGTRTVFNDSLHRYTQPPLAARRADRYVFSRESFRRSRDLWATDASFAAPVQVTDANPQQKNYRWGTERLISYRACDGAPMRAILIVPDGLQKNRAAPLLTYFYETFTGTFHTYSTPAPGTSPNFARYVSRGYVMLLPDVKYVAGHPGRSALHCIMPAVDAAIATGYVDPKRLAIAGHSWAAYQINYLITQTHRFRAVEAGAAVDDMIGAYGGIRLESGNVRESQYERGQSRIGAPPWERPDLYLENSGLFGIRSVTTPYLTIHNELDGAVPQFEGIEYITAMRRLGKEAYLFSFDGEDHNLRGREAQKYWTVHLDEWFDYWLMGAPRPAWMDGVDYLHRGERNVHPLFGEPD comes from the coding sequence ATGTTCGGCGCCCGTGCTACCCTCGCGCTTGCGCTCGCGTGCACGCTCCTGCCCACCGTGCCGCGGACGGCGGCCGCCGCAGCACTGCCGCCGCCGCTCGACTATCGCGCGTATGACGGTTGGAACGCGATCCGCACGCCCGTCCTCTCCGACGACGGCACGCATCTCGCGTATGCGCTGACGCCCGAGGACGGCGATCCGACGCTGGTCGTGCGCGATCTGCGCAGCGGCGCCGAACGACGCGAACCGCGCGGCAACGCTCCGGCGTTCACCGCCGACGGCCGCTTCGTCGTCTTCACGCACGTTGCGGCGAAGAAGGACGTCGACGCCGCGAAGAAAGCGAAGAAGCCCGAAGCGCAGCAGCCGAAGAACGGGATCGGAATCCTCGACCTGCAGAGCGCCGCGGGCGCGACGATCGTCGACGACGTCAAGATCGTCGCGGTTCCGAAAGACGCCGGAACGACGATCGCCTATCGCGCCGAACCGTCGCCCTCGCCGTCGCCGTCGGCTGCGCCGGCGGCGAGCGCATCACCGGCCGCATCGCCGCGGCCCGGTGCGTCTCCGGCTCCGTCGCCATCCGCGTCGGCGTCGCCGGCGCCCAAAGCCGACAAGACGAAAGATCCGTCGGCCCCGGTGACGATCCGTGATCTCGCAACCGCGAAATCGGTCACGGCGCCGAATGCGACCGATATCGCCGTCTCCGACGACGGCCGCTTCATCGCGTACGCGACCGAGACCAAAGACGGCCGCGGTGACGGTCTGCACGTCTACGACGTCGCGCGCGCCGCGACCACCGACGTGCTGACCGGAGCCGGACGGTACCGCAAGCCGGCGTTCGCGCGCGATGGCTCGTCGCTGGCGTTTCTCAGCGACGCCGCGTCGTTTGCCGGCGATGTCCCGCACGATGCTCTCTACGTCGTCGATCTGCGCGCGACGCCGCTCGCTGCGCGCAAGGCCGTCGATCTCGGGACGCCGGGGCTCGCCGACGGCACGGCGCCGAGCGCTGACCGGGCGCCGGAATTCTCGCGCGACGGCGCGCGCGTCTTCCTCGGAACCGCGGCGGCGCCGACACCGCGCCCGTCCGGGACGCCGGAGCCGATGAAGGTCGATCTGTGGACGTGGCACGACGACGTGCTGCAGTCGCAGCAGAAGCACGACGCCGAGCAGGAACGCAAGCGCACGTATCTCGCCGTTTACGACGTCGCGGCGCAGCGCTTCGCGCAGTTGGGTTCGCCCGCGCTGCGCGATGTCGAGGTCAATCGCAACCCCGCCGTCGCGCTGGGCAAAGACTACCGCGCGTATCGCCGCTCCCGTTCGTGGACGGCGGACGACCGGGCCGACTTGTACGCGGTCGCGCTCGCGGACGGCGGGCGGCGGCTGCTCGCGCGTGGGGCACAGGAAGGATCGCTCTCGCCCGGCGGCCGCTACGCGCTGCTGTGGGAAGAACGGTCGCGGCACTGGGCAGCGATCCGCACCGCCGACGGCAAACGGACGATGCTCGCGACGCGCGCGCCGATCGCGTTCTGGAACGTCGACGACGATCATCCTGCACCGCCGCCGCCGTACGGCACCGGCGGCTGGATCGCCGGCGATCGCGGCGTGCTGCTGTACGACCAGTACGACATCTGGCTGGCGAACCCCGAGACCGGCGCAGCGACGAATCTCACGCGCGGTGCGGGCCGCGCGGCGCGCACCGTCTATTCCGCCGTGCAGCCGGATCGCGAGGCGGACGCATACGCGCTCGATACTCCACTGCTTCTCGCGCAGATCGATACCCGCACCTACGCGAGCGGGTACGCCCGGCTCCCCGCCGGCGGCGGCGTCCCGCAGTCGCTCTTCCGTGCCGACGAGATCGTGCAGGGGACGCGCACCGTCTTCAACGACAGCCTGCACCGCTACACGCAGCCTCCGCTCGCCGCGCGCCGCGCCGATCGTTACGTGTTCTCGCGCGAGTCGTTCCGGCGTTCTCGCGATCTGTGGGCGACCGACGCGTCGTTCGCAGCGCCGGTGCAAGTCACGGACGCCAACCCGCAGCAGAAAAACTACCGGTGGGGAACGGAACGGCTGATCTCCTATCGCGCGTGCGACGGGGCACCGATGCGCGCGATCCTCATCGTCCCCGACGGCCTGCAGAAGAACCGTGCCGCGCCGCTGCTCACGTATTTCTACGAGACCTTCACCGGTACGTTCCACACGTACAGCACGCCCGCGCCGGGGACGAGCCCGAACTTTGCGCGCTACGTCTCGCGCGGGTACGTCATGCTGCTTCCCGACGTGAAGTACGTCGCCGGGCATCCCGGGCGCAGCGCGCTGCACTGCATCATGCCGGCGGTCGACGCCGCGATCGCGACTGGATACGTCGACCCGAAGCGGCTCGCGATCGCGGGACACTCGTGGGCCGCGTACCAAATCAACTATCTGATCACGCAGACGCACCGTTTCCGCGCGGTGGAGGCCGGCGCGGCAGTCGACGACATGATCGGCGCGTACGGCGGGATCCGGCTCGAGAGCGGAAACGTCCGCGAATCGCAGTACGAACGCGGCCAGTCGCGCATCGGCGCGCCGCCGTGGGAACGCCCCGATCTCTACCTCGAGAATTCCGGCTTGTTCGGGATCCGCAGCGTGACGACGCCGTATCTGACGATCCACAACGAACTCGACGGGGCGGTACCGCAGTTCGAAGGGATCGAGTACATCACCGCGATGCGGCGGCTCGGCAAGGAAGCGTATCTGTTTTCGTTCGACGGCGAAGACCACAATCTGCGCGGCCGAGAAGCGCAGAAGTACTGGACCGTGCATCTCGACGAGTGGTTCGACTACTGGCTGATGGGCGCGCCGCGGCCGGCGTGGATGGACGGCGTCGACTACCTGCACCGCGGCGAACGCAACGTGCACCCGCTCTTCGGCGAGCCCGACTGA
- a CDS encoding branched-chain amino acid transaminase, which yields MTRTATTVWLDGRLLDDDQLHVHALTHALHYGSSVFEGIRVYPTPDGPSIFRLREHVDRLIAGAAAYGMELAYDAQGLLDAIVETVRASGRSAAYVRPLAFFGGETVRLNPGRECPVHVMIGVLPFDGLFAGGVATITATISPFMKTPSRALPSTVKAGGHYTNSIRALADAQNRGFGETILLNDRGEVAEGSGENIFVVRDGVLITNDAEADILPGITRASVLALARDAGITSRVRPLTLEDLQQAEEAFFTGTAAEVVPISRIDDTHWAQEGPITERLRTTYHAVVRGERAAPGPWLTPVGTQVS from the coding sequence CTCACCCACGCGCTGCACTACGGCTCGTCGGTGTTTGAAGGGATTCGCGTCTACCCGACGCCGGACGGACCGTCGATCTTCCGGCTTCGCGAACACGTCGACCGGCTGATCGCCGGCGCGGCCGCGTACGGCATGGAGCTCGCCTACGACGCGCAGGGACTTTTGGATGCGATCGTCGAGACGGTGCGCGCGAGCGGACGCAGTGCGGCGTACGTCCGTCCGTTGGCGTTCTTCGGCGGCGAGACGGTGCGTCTGAATCCGGGCCGCGAGTGTCCCGTGCACGTGATGATCGGCGTGCTGCCGTTCGACGGTCTCTTCGCCGGCGGCGTCGCGACGATCACCGCGACGATCTCACCGTTCATGAAGACGCCGTCGCGCGCGCTGCCCTCGACGGTGAAGGCCGGCGGTCACTACACGAACTCGATCCGCGCGCTCGCCGACGCGCAGAACCGCGGCTTCGGCGAAACGATCCTGCTCAACGATCGCGGTGAGGTCGCCGAAGGTTCGGGCGAAAACATCTTCGTCGTGCGCGACGGCGTGCTCATCACCAACGACGCCGAGGCCGACATCCTCCCGGGGATCACGCGCGCGAGCGTGCTCGCGCTCGCGCGCGACGCGGGGATCACCAGCCGCGTGCGCCCGCTGACCCTCGAGGATCTGCAGCAGGCCGAAGAAGCGTTCTTCACCGGCACCGCCGCCGAGGTCGTGCCGATCTCGCGGATCGACGACACGCACTGGGCGCAGGAAGGGCCGATCACCGAACGGCTGCGCACCACCTACCACGCCGTCGTCCGGGGCGAACGCGCCGCACCGGGTCCGTGGCTGACGCCGGTCGGGACGCAGGTTTCCTAG